Proteins from a genomic interval of Xanthomonas sp. AM6:
- the secF gene encoding protein translocase subunit SecF encodes MKIFPLHLIPNDTQIDFMRWRRPTLVLMLVLAVASFGVIFAKGFNYALEFTGGALVQTSFQKPVDIDHVREQLATAGFENAQVQNVGSGNEVVIRLQPQGEHNNEDVTKNLAEQVRKAVSTAQNPATVKPGEFVGPQVGKDLALNGVYATVFMLVGFLIYIAFRFEWKFAVVASLTALFDLLVTVAYVSVTGREFDLTVLAGLLSVMGFAINDIIVVFDRVRENFRSLRVEPVEVLNRSINQTLSRTVITAVMFFLSALALYLYGGNSMEGLALTHMIGAVIVVVSSVIVAVPLLSIGPFQVTKQDLLPKSKDVEALARRP; translated from the coding sequence ATGAAAATCTTTCCGCTCCATCTGATCCCGAACGACACCCAGATCGACTTCATGCGCTGGCGGCGTCCGACCCTGGTGCTGATGCTGGTGCTGGCGGTGGCCTCGTTCGGGGTGATCTTCGCCAAGGGCTTCAACTACGCGCTGGAGTTCACCGGCGGCGCGCTGGTGCAGACCAGCTTCCAGAAGCCGGTGGACATCGACCACGTGCGCGAGCAGCTGGCCACGGCCGGCTTCGAGAACGCGCAGGTGCAGAACGTCGGCAGCGGCAACGAGGTGGTGATCCGCCTGCAGCCGCAGGGCGAGCACAACAACGAGGACGTGACCAAGAACCTGGCCGAGCAGGTGCGCAAGGCGGTGAGCACCGCGCAGAACCCGGCGACGGTGAAGCCGGGCGAGTTCGTCGGCCCGCAGGTCGGCAAGGACCTGGCGCTGAACGGCGTCTACGCCACCGTGTTCATGCTGGTCGGCTTCCTGATCTACATCGCGTTCCGCTTCGAGTGGAAGTTCGCGGTGGTGGCCAGCCTGACCGCGCTGTTCGACCTGCTGGTGACGGTGGCCTACGTCTCGGTCACCGGCCGCGAGTTCGACCTGACCGTGCTGGCCGGCCTGCTGTCGGTGATGGGCTTTGCGATCAACGACATCATCGTGGTGTTCGACCGTGTGCGCGAGAACTTCCGCAGCCTGCGCGTGGAGCCGGTGGAAGTGCTGAACCGCTCGATCAACCAGACCCTGTCGCGCACGGTGATCACCGCGGTGATGTTCTTCCTGTCGGCGCTGGCGCTGTACCTGTACGGCGGCAACTCGATGGAAGGCCTGGCCCTGACCCACATGATCGGCGCGGTCATCGTGGTGGTGTCCTCGGTGATCGTGGCGGTGCCGCTGCTGTCGATCGGCCCGTTCCAGGTCACCAAGCAGGACCTGCTGCCGAAGTCGAAGGACGTGGAGGCGCTGGCGCGCAGGCCCTGA
- a CDS encoding inositol monophosphatase family protein produces the protein MQKPAVTVMVKAARLAGNVLLRHINRLEALNVVQKDRMDYASEVDADAEKVIVKELRRAYPDYGVMGEEGGVQGGGRYMWVIDPLDGTSNYLRGFPHYCVSIALVENGEPIDAVIFDPLRNELFTASRGNGAVLNDRRIRVSERKDLNGAMVNTGFAPRERKRTTAQLKCVDALMVQAEDIRRTGSAALDLAYVACGRVDAYFEAGVKAWDIAAGVLLVREAGGRITDFKGATPGRIDDRGAPQFQIVAGNIKVSDALQKLMVNTGYAAEFDAKF, from the coding sequence ATGCAAAAACCCGCCGTCACCGTCATGGTCAAGGCCGCCCGCCTCGCCGGCAACGTGCTGTTGCGCCATATCAACCGGCTGGAAGCGCTGAACGTGGTGCAGAAGGACCGCATGGACTACGCCAGCGAAGTCGATGCCGACGCGGAGAAGGTGATCGTCAAGGAACTGCGCCGCGCCTATCCCGACTACGGGGTGATGGGCGAGGAAGGCGGCGTGCAGGGCGGCGGCCGCTACATGTGGGTGATCGACCCGCTCGACGGCACCAGCAACTACCTGCGCGGCTTCCCGCACTACTGCGTGTCCATCGCCCTGGTCGAGAACGGCGAGCCGATCGACGCGGTGATCTTCGATCCGCTGCGCAATGAACTGTTCACCGCCAGCCGCGGCAACGGCGCGGTGCTCAACGACCGCCGCATCCGCGTCAGCGAGCGCAAGGACCTGAACGGGGCGATGGTCAACACCGGCTTCGCCCCGCGCGAGCGCAAGCGCACCACGGCCCAGCTCAAGTGCGTGGACGCGCTGATGGTGCAGGCCGAGGACATCCGCCGCACCGGCTCGGCCGCGCTGGACCTGGCCTACGTGGCCTGCGGCCGCGTCGACGCCTACTTCGAGGCCGGCGTGAAGGCCTGGGACATCGCCGCCGGCGTGCTGCTGGTACGCGAGGCCGGCGGCCGCATCACCGACTTCAAGGGCGCCACCCCGGGCCGCATCGACGACCGCGGCGCCCCGCAGTTCCAGATCGTCGCCGGCAACATCAAGGTCAGCGACGCGCTGCAGAAGCTGATGGTCAACACGGGGTATGCGGCGGAGTTCGACGCGAAGTTTTGA
- a CDS encoding RNA methyltransferase has protein sequence MTVSARIRFVLVGTQHPGNIGAAARAMKTMGQARLVLVAPERALDEDAYRRSAGAEDVLQQAPVLGTLAEAVADCRLVLGCTARSRRVSLEELLPADGAQRLVAAAAEQAEVALVFGRERTGLTNEELQLCHAAVHIPSDPAFSSLNLAAAVQVLAYELRLAHLRDAAPAPAPEPGFREAPASHAQLEGMFGQLAETLDDIDFHKGRAPDSAMRKLRRLFLRNALTEQEVRLLRGILSDAQRMARLAGQARS, from the coding sequence ATGACCGTTTCCGCCCGCATCCGCTTCGTCCTGGTCGGTACCCAGCACCCCGGCAACATCGGAGCGGCGGCGCGGGCGATGAAGACCATGGGCCAGGCGCGGCTGGTGCTGGTGGCGCCGGAGCGCGCGCTCGACGAGGACGCCTACCGGCGCTCGGCCGGCGCCGAGGACGTGCTGCAGCAGGCGCCGGTGCTGGGCACCCTGGCCGAGGCGGTGGCCGATTGCCGGCTGGTGCTCGGCTGCACCGCGCGCAGCCGGCGGGTGTCGCTGGAGGAGCTGCTGCCGGCGGACGGCGCGCAGCGGCTGGTCGCCGCGGCCGCCGAGCAGGCCGAGGTCGCGCTGGTGTTCGGCCGCGAGCGCACCGGCCTGACCAACGAGGAACTGCAGCTGTGCCATGCGGCGGTGCACATTCCCTCCGATCCGGCGTTCAGCTCGCTCAACCTGGCCGCGGCGGTGCAGGTGCTGGCCTACGAACTGCGCCTGGCGCACCTGCGCGACGCGGCGCCGGCGCCGGCGCCGGAACCCGGCTTCCGCGAGGCGCCGGCCAGCCACGCGCAGTTGGAAGGCATGTTCGGGCAACTGGCCGAGACGCTGGACGACATCGACTTCCACAAGGGCCGCGCGCCGGATTCGGCGATGCGCAAGCTGCGCCGGCTGTTCCTGCGCAACGCGCTGACCGAGCAGGAAGTGCGGCTGCTGCGCGGCATCCTGTCCGATGCGCAGCGCATGGCGCGGCTGGCGGGGCAGGCGCGCAGCTAG